A region of the Gemmatimonadaceae bacterium genome:
TGACAAGGCCTCCGGCTATCGCGGCATCATTGCCATTCACGACACCACGCTCGGGCCGGCGCTTGGCGGGTGCCGCTTCTGGAACTACGCCAGCGACGAGGAAGCCGCGATCGACGCGCTCCGCCTCTCGCGCGGCATGACCTACAAGAATGCCGTCGCCGGGCTCAACCTCGGTGGCGGCAAGAGCGTCATCATCGGCAACAACAAGACGCCGCATCGCGAGATGCTCTTCCGCGCGCACGGCCGCTTTGTGGATTCGCTCGGCGGGCGCTACGTGACGGCCGAAGACGTGGGCACGACCGTGGAAGACATGGACTTCGTGCACATGGAAACGAAGTACGTGACCGGCATCGGCTCCAAGTCGGGCGATCCCTCGAGCGTCACCGCGCATGGGGTGTTCCGCGCCATCGAGGCGTCGGCGAATCACCGGTGGGGGAGCGACGACCTGACCGGGCGCACCGTGGCCATCCAGGGGCTCGGGCATGTCGGCTTCCATCTCGCCACCGCGCTGCACCTGGCGGGGGCGAAGCTCATCGTGACGGACATCGATCAAGGGCGGATTGACCGGGTGGTCGAAGCGACCGGCGCCACGGTGGTGGCCAGCGACGAGATCTTCCGCGTGAAGGCCGACATCTTCACCCCCTGTGCGCTGGGCGGGGTGATCAACGACCAGACCATTCCGCAGCTGCAGGTGGAGATCGTGGCCGGCGCCGCGAACAACCAGCTACTGGAAGACCGGCACGGGGATGAGCTGGAGGCCCGGGGCATCCTGTACGCCCCCGACTACGTGGCGAATGCCGGCGGCGTGATCAACGTCTACAGCGAGCTCACCGGTTGGAGCCGCGAGCGGAGCCTGCGCAAGGCCGACGAGATTTATGAAACCGTGCTCAGCGTCTTCGGGTTGGCCAAGGAGACCGGGCTGCCGACGTACAAGGCGGCCGACCGCGTAGCCGAGCAGCGCATCGCGGCCGTTCGTGGTATGATCCGCACGTGGCCGCAGTACCCGAACAAGGAATCCTGACCTCAGCCCGATTGCCCCATGGTGGACGTCGCACGCCCCGGAGAGCGCATCCCGATCGCCTCCGATCATGCTGGTTTCGAACTCAAGCAGCGGCTGCTCACGGTGCTGACCGATTTGGGCTATGAGGTCGAGGACATCGGCACCCACAGCACCGCCAGCACCGACTACCCCGATTACGCGCACCCGCTCTCGCAGCAGGTGAGCGATGGGGTGGTGCAGCGCGGCGTGCTGCTCTGCGGCACCGGCCTGGGTATGAGCTACGTGGCCAACCGCTATCCCGGCGTGCGCGCGGCGGTGAGCTGGGCGCCCGAGATCGCGGCGCTGGCTCGTCAGCACAACGACGCGAACGTGCTCGTGCTGCCGGCGCGCTTCGTGAGCGACGAAGATGCCATCGCGATTCTCAAGACGTGGCTGGAGACGCCGTTCGAAGGCGGACGCCACGGCCGTCGCGTGGAGAAGATCGAACAGACCAACGAACATGAAGCGGGCCGCGAGCCCGGGAGCCCGGCATGAGCAGTGGAGCGAGCCAAGGCGACAGCGCGAACTGGAGTGAATGGGATCGTCTGCCGCCGGGCGGGGCGTTGGCGGGCACCGATCCCGAGATCGCGCGCCTGATCGACGAGGAGATCCAGCGCCAGAGCGATGGCCTCGAGCTCATCGCCAGCGAGAATTTCGTGTCGCCGGCGGTGATGGAAGCCATGGGCTCCCCGCTCACGAACAAGTACGCCGAAGGGCTGCCCGGGAAGCGCTATTACGGTGGCTGCGAAGTGGTGGACCAGGTGGAGCAGCTCGCGATCGATCGTGTGAAGCAGCTCTTCGGCGCCGACCACGCCAACGTGCAGCCGCACAGTGGCGCGTCGGCCAATGCCGCCGTGTTCCTCGCCTTCCTCAAGCCGGGGGACACCTTCCTCGGCATGGACCTGTCGCAGGGCGGGCACCTCACGCACGGCAGCCCGGTGAACTTCTCCGGCCTGCTGTACAAGGCCGTGAGCTACGGCGTCACCGGCGAAGGGCTGATCGACTACGAGCACATGCGCGCGCAGGCGCGTGAGCACAAGCCCAAGATGATCATCGCCGGCTACAGTGCGTACTCGCGCGTGATCGACTGGCAGGCGTTCGCCGATATCGCCAAGGAAGTGGGCGCGATCTTCATGGTGGACATGGCGCACTTCGCCGGTCTGGCCGCGACGGGCGTGTATCCCAACCCCGTGCCGTACGCCGACGTGGTGACGAGCACGACGCACAAGACGCTGCGCGGCCCGCGCGGCGGCATCATTCTGTGCAAGGCCGAACATGCCAAGGCGATCGACAAGGCGATGTTCCCCGGCATGCAGGGCGGCCCGCTGGAGCACGTGATCGCCGCCAAGGCGGTGGCCTTCCACGAGGCGCTGCAGCCCGCGTTCACGCAGTACTGCCAGCAGGTGGTGCAGAATGCGCAGGTGCTCGCGCAGGCGCTCATCGACAAGGGCTATCACGTCGTGAGCGGTGGCACCGACAATCACCTCATGCTGGTCGATCTCCGCAATAAGAACCTCACCGGCAAGGTGGCCGAGAAGGTGCTGGATGAGGCGGGGATCACGGTGAACAAGAACACCGTGCCGAAGGAGACGCAGTCGCCGTTCGTCACGAGCGGCATCCGCATCGGCACGCCGGCCGTGACGACGCGCGGCATGGGCCCCGAGGCGATGCAGCAGATTGCCACGCTCATTGACCGTGTGCTGAGCAACCCCGAGGATCACGCCTCCGTGGCCGCCGTCAGGGCCGACGTCAAGGCCCTCGCCGACGCCTTCCCGCTGTACCGCGCCGTCACAAAAGTTTGACGGTCACCAATGCAGGATGTGCGGAGGGCCCGGCAGCTATTGCTGCCGGGCCCTCTGCGTTTCAGTTTTCCTGATGCCAACTCCCTCTCGGCCTCCCCACTGAGGCCTGAGGGGTTCCGCATTTCATTGAAGCACCGAGGCCCGCCCGTGTCCGAGTTAGCCTTCCGCGAAGGCATCATGGATCAGATCCGCCTGCGTGAGCAGCGGTTCGACGAGCGCGCCTATCTGTTTGTGCTGTCGGCGCTCGAGCATTCGCAGACGAAGCTCATCGAGCGTCGCCACATTAGCGGCCCCGAGCTCGCGCATGCCTGCCGCGAACTCGCCATGCAGCGCTTTGGGGTGATGGCCCGCCTTGTGCTCGAGCACTGGGGCGTCCGCTCCACCATGGATATCGGCGACATCGTCTTCACGCTCGTCGACCTCGGGCTGCTGATCAGCCAGCCCCAGGACTCGCGCGATGATTTCTTCGGCGTCTTCGACTTCGCCGAAGCATTCGAGCGTGAGTACCCGTGGAGCACGGCGCACGTCTGACGCCCCGGGGGCGCGTGTGAGCTTTCCGCGCCTCACCACTGCCGCGCAGGCGGCCGCGCGCGACCACGCCGCCATCACCGGCGGCACCGACAGTTTCGCGCTCATGCAGCAGGCGGCGAGCACCGCCGCCGCCGCCATCATCCGCCACGCGGGCAACACGCTGGCCCACGGCGTGGCGGTCTTCGCCGGTCGCGGCAATAACGGGGGCGATGCCTACCTCGTGGCCGCGCAACTCGCGCGATACGGCGTGACGGTGCGGCTCCACGCGGCCGGCGTGCCCACCACCCCCGATGCGCAGCGCGCCGCCCGGCTCGCCGCGCCCTTTCTGACGTTCGGCGAGATCACCGGCCACGAGCGCGTCGTCGTGGACGGCATCCTCGGCACCGGGCATCAGGGCGCGTTGCGCGACCAGGCGGCGGCGGCGTGCGCGCGCGTGCAGCTGCTGCGCGACGCCGGCGCGCGCGTGATGGCGCTCGATATCCCGAGCGGTGTGAACGCCTCCACCGGTGAGGTCGCCGACGGCGCCGTCACCGCGGATTGCACCATCGCGTTCGGCACGCTCAAGCGCGCGCACCTGTTCGGCCGGGATCGCATGGGGCTCCTCGTCCTCACGGACATCGGGCTCGGGCCGTACGCCAAGTGCCCGGGCGACGAGGACGACGGCGCCTGGCGCTGGGCCGCGCGCGAGCAGCTGGGGGCGCTGCTCCCACCCCTCGCGTGGGACACGCACAAAGGGCGACGCGGGCGCGTGGGTCTCGTTGGTGGTGATGCCGGCATGGCCGGGGCGATCGTGCTCGCTACGCGCGCCGCGTTGGCCGCGGGCGCCGGCCTCGCACATGCCATCGTGCACGAAGCGAGCGTCCCCGCGTTGCAGACGCTCGTGCCGCAGGCCATCACGCATCGCTGGCCGCCGTTGCTTGCGACCCGCAAGCATGACGTGGTCGATCCGTCCGGCGATGCGCCGCGCTACGATGCCGTCGCGGTGGGGCCCGGGCTCGGGCGTACGCGCGAATCGCAGCAGCTCGTCGAACGCCTGCTCCAGGTGCATCGCGGCATCGCGCTGGTGCTCGATGCTGATGCGCTCTGGCTCGCCGCCGACGCCGCGCAGGCACTCGGCACCGACGCCGCGTCGCTCATTCGCCACTGGACGCGCGACGCGCGCGCGGTGGTCTGCACGCCGCATCCCGGCGAGTTCGCGCGTCTGCTCGGCCGCGCGCTCCCCGACAGCTGGGATGATCGCGCGGCGCTGCTCGCCGAATTCTCGGTGCGCTCCAACACCACGGTGTTACTCAAGGGCACGCCCACGCTGGTCGCGCATCAGCGCGAGCCGCTCACCGCGGTGCCGTATGGCACCCCGCTCCTTGCGACCGGCGGCAGCGGGGATTGCCTCACCGGCGTGATCGCGACGTTCCTGGCGCAGGGGGTGATGGCGCGCGATGCCGCGGTGCTGGGGGCGGCCGTGCACGGGCTCGCGGCGGAACGCGCCACCTGGGACGCCCTGGGCACCGTGCGTGGGCTGTCGCTCGATGACTGGCGGGCCCAGTTGCCGCCCGTGTTCGCGGACCTCGCGGCAACGCCGCGCCCGGATCCGGGGGAGCTCGCTCGGCTCGCGCCGTTGTCGGTCATGCGCGCGTGACCGGCCCCACGCGCTTTCGCCCGCATCAGGAGCTCGGGCGCGGGCAGGAGTTCGACACCATCCGCGCGCTCATGGCGCGCTGGGGCGATCTCGTTTCCGATATCGGCGACGACGCGGCGGTGTTGCCGCCGGTGCGCGGGGTGCATGTGATCAGCACCGATGCCTGCGTGGAAGACGTGCACTTCCGCGCGCACTGGATTGCGCCGCGCGAGGTGGGGGTACGCGCGGCGGCGGCGGCGCTGAGCGATCTGGCCGCGATGGGCGCCGAAGCGGAGCAGGTGCTCGTGGCCTTTCAGGTCCCGCCGCGTTGGGATGCGCAGCTGCTGGAGGTCGCCGACGGACTGGCCGACCCCATCCGGGCCGCCGGCGCCCGGATCGTCGGTGGCAACCTCAGCCGTGGGCCCGCGTTCGGCATCACACTCACGGTGATCGGCGACGCGCCACGCCCCGTCCCGCGGAGCGGGGCACGGGTGGGTGATCTGGTGGTGGTGACGGGCGTCCTCGGCGGCCCCGGCGCAGCCATCGCCGCGTGGGAGGCCGGGGAGGAGCCCGCCCCCTGGGCACGGGCCCGCTTTGCCGCGCCGGCGCCTCGCCTGGCGGCCGGGCAGCTGCTGGCCGAGGCCGGCGCCACCAGCATGCTCGATATCAGCGATGGGCTGGGGGCCGATGCCCGCCATCTGGGCGCGGCCAGCGGCGTGTGGCTGGCGATCGACCCGGAGTTGCTGCCACGGGGGCCCGGCATCACGCCGCAGGCGGCGCTGGCCAGCGGTGAGGAGTACGAGCTGCTCGCCACCATCCCCGACGATGCGCTGGCCGGGCTCCGGGCCCGCTGGACCGCCGATGTGCCCCTGACGGTGATTGGCCGGGTGGTCGACGCTGCGGAGGCTTTGCGCGTGCCCAATCCCGACATCGCCGGTCACGATCACTTCCAGCGTCGCTGACCCGCCTCGGGCGCGAGGGCGGCGAATGCGTGCGCTGCGTTGAAAACGCGGCCCGCTCCGGCGACCTTTGAGGGAATGGTCCGGACCTACTTCACCGCTGTCGTGCTCCTGCTGGCGACCGTCATCAACGGGGGCAGCGTTTTGCTCGCCCAGCTGTTCGGCGTGAAGTACGGCAAGGGAAGCATCTACGAGAAGGCGCCGGTCCGTTGGGCCCGTGCGCTGCTCTGGGCCGCCGGCGTGAAGGTCATCAAGCACGGCGGCGACGAACTCGCCGAAGGCGCTCCGCGTGTGTTCATCGCGAACCACGTGAGCTGGTTCGATATCCCGGCCATGATCGACGTGCTCCCGCACTATGGCTTCGTGGCCAAGCGGGAGCTCGAGAAGATCCCGCTCTTTGGACCGGCCGCGCGTGCGGTGGGCGTGATCTACATCGACCGCGAGAACCGCAAGGCCGCGTTCTCGGCGTACGAAGACGCCGCCAAGCGCATTCGCGGTGGGCATCCGGTGCTCGTGTACCCCGAAGGGACGCGCGGCGAGAGCTACGCGCTCCGCCCGTTCAAGAAAGGGCCCTTCGTATTGGCCATCGGCTCCGGCGCACCGATCGTGCCGGTGGTCATTCACGGCACCATCGCCGTGAACCCGCGCGGCGAGTTCCGCGCGAGCCCCGGCACCGTGCATGTGCATTTGCTGGAGCCCATCCCGACCGAAGGGCTCACGTACGACGACCGCGACGAACTGGCGGAAACGGTTCGCCTGCGGATGGCCGAGTGCCTGAAGACGGTCTACGGCGTGGACCCCGCCCTCGAAGTGCGCGCGCCGAAAGGCGCCGCGCGCCCCAAGGCGGTTCCTGCCGAAGCCTGACCCCGCAGTCCTGACACCAACTCCCTGAAATTCTCCCCCTGACTTCTCACAGGAAATAGAAAACATGGCTCCGATTATCTCCGTTAGCGCCCGAGAAATCCTCGACTCCCGCGGCAATCCCACCGTCGAAGTCGACGTGGTCCTCGAAACCGGCGCGGCGGGCCGTGCGGCGGTGCCGAGCGGTGCGAGCACGGGCGAGCGTGAGGCGGTGGAGCTGCGCGACGGGGATCCGGCGCGCTACGGCGGCAAGGGCGTGCAGAACGCCGTGAACAACGTGAACACCGAGATCAACGAAGCGCTCGAGGGCATGGACGCGACCGACCAGATCGCGATCGACCGCGCGCTGATGGATCTCGACGGCACTGAGAACAAGGGCCGGCTCGGCGCGAACGCGATGCTCGGCGTGTCGATGGCCGTGGCGCGTGCGGCGGCGCTCGAAGTCGGGCTGCCGCTCTATCGCTACCTCGGTGGCCCGATGGCGCGCACGCTGCCGGTGCCGATGATGAACATCCTGAACGGTGGCGCGCACGCGACCAACACCGTGGACTTCCAGGAGTTCATGATCATTCCGGTGGGTGCCGATTCGTTCGCCGAAGGGCTGCGCATGGGCACGCAGGTGTTCCATCAGCTCAAGAAGGTGCTGGTGAGCCGCAAGCTCTCCACCGGCGTGGGCGATGAAGGCGGCTTTGCGCCGAACCTCGCGAGCGACGAAGAGGCGCTCAAGGTGATCATCGAGGCCATCGAGGCGGCCGGTCTGCGTCCCGGGCAGGACATTGCGCTGGCGCTCGATGTGGCGAGCAGCGAGCTGTTCCAGAACGGCCAGTACAACTTCAAGAAGAGCGGCGCCAAGTCGCGCAGCCCGCAGGAAATGGTGGAGCTGTACGCCGGCTGGCTCGAGCAGTACCCCATCGTGTCCATCGAAGACGGCATGGCCGAGAACGATTGGGACGGCTGGAAGCTGCTCACCGAGACGGTGGGGGATCGCTGCCAGCTCGTGGGCGATGACCTGTTCTGCACGAACAGCGAGATTCTCGCCAAGGGGATCGAGAACGATGTCGCAAACGCGATTCTGGTGAAGGTGAACCAGATCGGCACGCTCACCGAGACGCTCGAAGCGATCGAACTCGCGAAGAGCGCGGGCTACAACAGCATCATCTCGCACCGCTCGGGCGAAACCGAAGACACGTTCATCGCCGATCTCGCGGTGGCGACGCAGGCCGGTCAGATCAAGACTGGTGCGCCGAGCCGCAGCGATCGCGTGGCGAAGT
Encoded here:
- the thiL gene encoding thiamine-phosphate kinase, with the translated sequence MTGPTRFRPHQELGRGQEFDTIRALMARWGDLVSDIGDDAAVLPPVRGVHVISTDACVEDVHFRAHWIAPREVGVRAAAAALSDLAAMGAEAEQVLVAFQVPPRWDAQLLEVADGLADPIRAAGARIVGGNLSRGPAFGITLTVIGDAPRPVPRSGARVGDLVVVTGVLGGPGAAIAAWEAGEEPAPWARARFAAPAPRLAAGQLLAEAGATSMLDISDGLGADARHLGAASGVWLAIDPELLPRGPGITPQAALASGEEYELLATIPDDALAGLRARWTADVPLTVIGRVVDAAEALRVPNPDIAGHDHFQRR
- a CDS encoding serine hydroxymethyltransferase, coding for MSSGASQGDSANWSEWDRLPPGGALAGTDPEIARLIDEEIQRQSDGLELIASENFVSPAVMEAMGSPLTNKYAEGLPGKRYYGGCEVVDQVEQLAIDRVKQLFGADHANVQPHSGASANAAVFLAFLKPGDTFLGMDLSQGGHLTHGSPVNFSGLLYKAVSYGVTGEGLIDYEHMRAQAREHKPKMIIAGYSAYSRVIDWQAFADIAKEVGAIFMVDMAHFAGLAATGVYPNPVPYADVVTSTTHKTLRGPRGGIILCKAEHAKAIDKAMFPGMQGGPLEHVIAAKAVAFHEALQPAFTQYCQQVVQNAQVLAQALIDKGYHVVSGGTDNHLMLVDLRNKNLTGKVAEKVLDEAGITVNKNTVPKETQSPFVTSGIRIGTPAVTTRGMGPEAMQQIATLIDRVLSNPEDHASVAAVRADVKALADAFPLYRAVTKV
- a CDS encoding 1-acyl-sn-glycerol-3-phosphate acyltransferase, which encodes MVRTYFTAVVLLLATVINGGSVLLAQLFGVKYGKGSIYEKAPVRWARALLWAAGVKVIKHGGDELAEGAPRVFIANHVSWFDIPAMIDVLPHYGFVAKRELEKIPLFGPAARAVGVIYIDRENRKAAFSAYEDAAKRIRGGHPVLVYPEGTRGESYALRPFKKGPFVLAIGSGAPIVPVVIHGTIAVNPRGEFRASPGTVHVHLLEPIPTEGLTYDDRDELAETVRLRMAECLKTVYGVDPALEVRAPKGAARPKAVPAEA
- a CDS encoding NAD(P)H-hydrate dehydratase, with protein sequence MSTRGARRTSDAPGARVSFPRLTTAAQAAARDHAAITGGTDSFALMQQAASTAAAAIIRHAGNTLAHGVAVFAGRGNNGGDAYLVAAQLARYGVTVRLHAAGVPTTPDAQRAARLAAPFLTFGEITGHERVVVDGILGTGHQGALRDQAAAACARVQLLRDAGARVMALDIPSGVNASTGEVADGAVTADCTIAFGTLKRAHLFGRDRMGLLVLTDIGLGPYAKCPGDEDDGAWRWAAREQLGALLPPLAWDTHKGRRGRVGLVGGDAGMAGAIVLATRAALAAGAGLAHAIVHEASVPALQTLVPQAITHRWPPLLATRKHDVVDPSGDAPRYDAVAVGPGLGRTRESQQLVERLLQVHRGIALVLDADALWLAADAAQALGTDAASLIRHWTRDARAVVCTPHPGEFARLLGRALPDSWDDRAALLAEFSVRSNTTVLLKGTPTLVAHQREPLTAVPYGTPLLATGGSGDCLTGVIATFLAQGVMARDAAVLGAAVHGLAAERATWDALGTVRGLSLDDWRAQLPPVFADLAATPRPDPGELARLAPLSVMRA
- a CDS encoding leucine dehydrogenase, giving the protein MEYFETIAEMGHEQVVFCHDKASGYRGIIAIHDTTLGPALGGCRFWNYASDEEAAIDALRLSRGMTYKNAVAGLNLGGGKSVIIGNNKTPHREMLFRAHGRFVDSLGGRYVTAEDVGTTVEDMDFVHMETKYVTGIGSKSGDPSSVTAHGVFRAIEASANHRWGSDDLTGRTVAIQGLGHVGFHLATALHLAGAKLIVTDIDQGRIDRVVEATGATVVASDEIFRVKADIFTPCALGGVINDQTIPQLQVEIVAGAANNQLLEDRHGDELEARGILYAPDYVANAGGVINVYSELTGWSRERSLRKADEIYETVLSVFGLAKETGLPTYKAADRVAEQRIAAVRGMIRTWPQYPNKES
- the rpiB gene encoding ribose 5-phosphate isomerase B encodes the protein MVDVARPGERIPIASDHAGFELKQRLLTVLTDLGYEVEDIGTHSTASTDYPDYAHPLSQQVSDGVVQRGVLLCGTGLGMSYVANRYPGVRAAVSWAPEIAALARQHNDANVLVLPARFVSDEDAIAILKTWLETPFEGGRHGRRVEKIEQTNEHEAGREPGSPA
- the eno gene encoding phosphopyruvate hydratase, with the protein product MAPIISVSAREILDSRGNPTVEVDVVLETGAAGRAAVPSGASTGEREAVELRDGDPARYGGKGVQNAVNNVNTEINEALEGMDATDQIAIDRALMDLDGTENKGRLGANAMLGVSMAVARAAALEVGLPLYRYLGGPMARTLPVPMMNILNGGAHATNTVDFQEFMIIPVGADSFAEGLRMGTQVFHQLKKVLVSRKLSTGVGDEGGFAPNLASDEEALKVIIEAIEAAGLRPGQDIALALDVASSELFQNGQYNFKKSGAKSRSPQEMVELYAGWLEQYPIVSIEDGMAENDWDGWKLLTETVGDRCQLVGDDLFCTNSEILAKGIENDVANAILVKVNQIGTLTETLEAIELAKSAGYNSIISHRSGETEDTFIADLAVATQAGQIKTGAPSRSDRVAKYNQLLRIEEQLEGYAEYPGGALFGI